The Mytilus galloprovincialis chromosome 4, xbMytGall1.hap1.1, whole genome shotgun sequence genome contains a region encoding:
- the LOC143072482 gene encoding uncharacterized protein LOC143072482 → MEKAYILIIIITIEYLFGLKFTECVTINKLKTFQRLRSNEHRTRRSLKGIRDFSWVERVPGKNIGDAILNPLTKELRVIGIFLAAHKYFEVDRRYTFTSSQFENPKFYKHFPTPRLRKRHQVVVGACELGYLPCVEEIFKTANHSGSLAKIHKNFGKNAIRYASYYPFKDSLELFRYRVTASYYMCWFTEMREDVLALPGTNNCFKDLNETEEAGGKNIEDFRSEVKISEEYSIFTCAYLWFCPDSCYGKSSGGNVKSKEEALDDHLNPCGELQKKDCLWGIGKNKNFEDLVRNKFNYSCDCEFEKKGMVWSPMYSFCVDRDECYEEDYDCPTDQICRNTVGSYMCSCRTGYYLDKNTTRCKRHDLLNAAAASALERKKTEKAVEAKKEEGGSLYVLKLLVEIIRGHCPLHTVTKPLLILCFSSIFLLVL, encoded by the coding sequence ATGGAAAAAGCATACATACTTATAATTATAATAACGATAGAATACTTATTTGGTTTGAAGTTTACAGAATGTGTTACGATAAACAAGTTGAAAACCTTCCAACGACTGCGTTCGAACGAACATAGAACACGAAGATCATTAAAGGGTATTAGAGATTTCAGCTGGGTCGAACGGGTGCCTGGAAAAAATATTGGAGATGCTATACTTAATCCATTGACGAAGGAGTTAAGAGTAATTGGAATTTTCTTGGCTGCACATAAGTATTTTGAAGTCGATCGACGGTATACCTTTACATCATCACAGTTTGAGAATCCGAAATTCTACAAACATTTCCCGACCCCACGTCTTCGTAAACGACACCAGGTCGTAGTAGGAGCATGCGAACTGGGATATTTACCTTGCGTAGAAGAAATTTTCAAAACAGCTAATCATTCTGGTTCTCTTGCCAAAATCCAcaagaattttggcaaaaatgCCATACGCTATGCATCTTATTATCCATTTAAAGATAGCCTAGAACTGTTCCGTTACAGGGTAACAGCTAGTTATTACATGTGCTGGTTCACTGAAATGAGAGAAGATGTGCTTGCTTTGCCGGGCACTAATAActgttttaaagatttaaatgaaACAGAAGAAGCAGGTGGAAAGAATATAGAAGACTTTAGAAGTGAGGTCAAAATTTCAGAGGAATATTCGATTTTTACATGTGCGTACTTGTGGTTTTGTCCTGACTCATGTTATGGTAAATCTTCCGGAGGTAACGTAAAAAGTAAAGAAGAAGCCCTAGACGACCATTTAAATCCTTGTGGAGAATTGCAAAAGAAAGATTGTCTTTGGGgtattggtaaaaacaaaaatttcgaaGATTTGGtaagaaataaatttaattattcaTGTGACTGTGAGTTTGAGAAAAAAGGTATGGTATGGAGTCCCATGTACAGTTTCTGTGTTGACAGGGACGAATGTTACGAAGAAGACTATGATTGCCCAACAGATCAAATTTGTAGGAACACTGTAGGTAGTTATATGTGTTCATGTAGGACTGGATACTACCTAGACAAGAATACAACTCGGTGTAAGAGGCATGATCTATTGAATGCAGCAGCTGCTTCCGCCCTGGAGAGAAAAAAGACAGAAAAGGCTGTGGAGGCAAAGAAAGAAGAAGGAGGCTCCTTGTATGTCTTAAAACTCTTGGTAGAAATAATAAGAGGTCATTGTCCCCTACATACCGTTACAAAACCTTTGTTAATACtgtgtttttcttcaatttttctgTTAGTTCTTTAA